DNA from Alnus glutinosa chromosome 2, dhAlnGlut1.1, whole genome shotgun sequence:
TGGACGCAAATTTTGGGTTCGGCGGCGCGCGCGGCAGCAAAGGCAAAATTGGCGTTAAGGATTGCAAGCAAATGGGGCAATTCTTAGAAATGGTTAAGTCAATGGCTCCAAAAGTGTTTTTACTGGTCGAGCAAGAAGCTGACCATAATTTAAACCGTTTGGTGGAACGGTTTGTTGAGGGGCTGCACTACTACAGCGCCATGTTTGACTCCTTGGAGGGAAATTATGGGCGTGAGGAGAGAGTTGGGATGGAGGAAATgtttgggagagaaattgaAGATATTGTGGCGTGTGAGGGTTTGGAAAGGGAGGAGAGGCACGAGAGGTACGCGAGGTGGATGGTTAGGTTTGGTAGTGGTGGGTTCAAGCCCGTCCGGTTGTGGTGCGATGGTAAGCAAATGGTGGAGGCCAGTGGGAAGGGTGGCTATAAAATTGTGAACGAGAAAGCTGGTGTGATGATTTGTTGGCACGAACGGCCTCTTTATGCAGTGTCAGCCTGGACTTGTTAgctatttcttctcttttctcccgttatgtgaaaaaataaataaaaataaaataaaattatctttgTGAATTATCAAATATCAATGGAAGTAAAATCATAATTGCACAATTGAAGTGCTACTTTGGTCCTTAATTCACGAGCAAtaagtttttaaattgaaaTGCTAATGTggctgttaaaaaaaattaactacctAATCTATTTAGATTGAAACTTATTAAAGTTGGCCGGTTCCATCTATATCCAGGTCgagtgtcaaaaaaaaaaaaaaaaaaaaaatcactttgaGAGGGATCGGTTAAGGGGTAGGCTCTCTTGAGTAACAACAATATATTTTGATTACAAATGTCACCATTTTTcgaaataggtttttttttttttttttttactaggtAATATTATTCAAAATGACTTAAATTTATAAGGATTTCGTGGAAGGAGAACATGTTGTGGGTAttcttattatttaaaataaacgTGTGGGATGTGGGTAttcttattatttaaaataaagtaaacatTCTCAATGGCAAGGAATGTGGATTCTTACCTCTCTATAAAAGAATCTACATTCATAGCAAAAGGGGTTGGGATGCAATTCAAGTCCTTTGGCTATCTGATTTCATCTATTAAAATGCAACTAAACGGGGTAATCTTTTAGGATTCACAAAAATCCTAGAAGGTTACCCCCATCCAAACGCCCCAAtagagttttgttttatgggctttgatttAAATTGGTTAAATGGACGGATCCTTAAAAATGACTTATTCGCAAGGAGCGATATGACCAAATTTTAACTCCCGTAAACAGATAGACAAATCCTAAAACTACTCCCGTTAAGGGGTAGATATAGAAGTGGGACAGGGATCGTAGGGCAAAAATCCGCATGTAGGGAGCGGTACTCAACCCTAACCACAGTCCACAGTCGGTAGTTAGGCGTTATAAGAGTTGTTCCCCTTTCCTTTTGGAATGatgcttaaaatattttaccaaCTAGACCACTTGGTAattatttctctctttcctaattatttgttttaataaagATCAATAAAATGAAATCGTATTATTTCTGGGTTGAGTCGTATTCCAATTTTATTTTGGCAACTGTGTATGCAGAATAAGAATTGTTTTCTAATGATATATAACAATTGAGAttaccttaaaaaataaaaaaaataaaataaaaaaagagtatgCTATcatttattcttattattacaTGGATTTTCATCACGAGTCTATGGATTTGCCTCTTGTGCAACTTCAAttaggggtgggcgcgggccggattgggccgaatttgcatgtttttcacaacccgccccgcagtgaacgggtttgaaaatcgagatccgcaacccgcatagtgaatggtcaacccAATGGGTCTTGGGTAGTGCGGATCGGGACGAGTTCGGgtattcctcttctttttttttttttgcccaaaaccaaaaaaataattttcaatctTGCTAACCcagttcaaaatttgaaatccCAATTGAATCAACCACACTAGCAAACAAGAACAATAAGAAAGAaccaaaattaccaacaaacccaactattttttttattcttttttgtaattgtaGATTGAATGGGTATGCGTATGTGAAAATGTAGAGATTGAAGTGTATATGAGAATGGAATAAaaatagagatgaaatggatagtGCAAAACTGTATTGAATGAAATAAAATGTACACAACCTGGGCAATTCATGATTCTAGTGGtgacttttataatttttttggaaaaaatttgatgaaatcaaagacACACTCCTATtcgtgactcttataatttttttgggaaaaatttaatgaaatcaaaggcacaccccTTGTcatgactcttataatttttttgaaaaaaatttgatagtacgagtataaagggattgcggggcggggcgggtgtgcgggtggaaaaaaatttaataccgcaacctgccccataaatcacgggttggcatatttaggatccacacttttttagaaatgtcttaTATTCGTTATTGGCGAGGCGGGGCGGGACGGGTTCTCGGGTACAGgagggttttgcacacccctaactTCAATTGaagtcaaaatatatattaaagtcTAATACAAAATATTGTCTAGATATCATGCTTTTTTGGGAATCAATGATAATATACGAGATTGGTatcttaaattatcatttaaaaacATATCGGCCAATACAtcatctatttaaaaaataaataaatataagaaatatatcgGTCAATATATCATTATTTTTCCGTTCTTCTcacatctttttatttttgaaaaatcattattagatttatGAAGTCCATATGAGGGATACATATAAACtccacaaatttaataataattttataaaataggATGATGAAAGAAAaacgagaaaagaaaaaagaaaaaagatatatcAAATATCAATGAAATGTTGACAAAACCAGTCCAAAGTCCACAATTCCATCCACCAGCTCACTTTAGTAATAGACGAACAACAATTTCTAACATGCACCGGGGGTAAGAATTTGGGTTtaagggaaaatgaaaaaacagaagaaaatataaaaaatgaaagaaaattacCTTTTTCCATACCCAGAATGGGAAAATCCCGGTGGCAGCAGTCACGTAGGGTTTCCACGAGTAGAGTAAACGTTTCGTATAAAACTATAAAAGCACCTCCGTTTCATGTGTATCTTCCTTTCACGAGCTCTCAAGCTCCAACATCAGAAGCTTAAAACCCCGACAAGAACAATAAGGTCTCAGACTCTCTGCCACTCACTCTTACAGTTTTTGTGTTCCTTCTCTGCTACATATAAGTAAGAACAGGTACAAGAAGTGGAgcagaagaaaaaagatatgcATGAAACTGGTGGAGGAGAAGGAACAATGTCGGTGGATCTCAATGATTACGCTATTATCAAGGAGGGAGAGGCTGAGATTCTCATGCGCAAGAATGAAGTCTTTTACAATCCGACCCAGGTGCCAAAATCTTCTCTTTTGGTGGTTCTGTGCAGTTTGGTGGGGTTTTTCAGATGAatatttttatgggttttgtgtTTGGGATGGGGTTATGGCTTGTGTCTGTGATGGGTCATTATTGGTAGTTGAAGAGATGTGTTTGGTTGCTGAATAAATATGTAGGAAACTAAAATAAAGTAATTGTTTTAGATTAAGAAACccaattaatttgttttcatttaaaaGAATGTCTGTCAGGGGGTTAGGAGTTGAAACGTTTGATGTGGTGCAATCTGAATTGAAGACCAATTGATTATTCACAGAAATTTCGAgtattatgtaatttttttttgataagtattatGTAATTTGCAAAGAGAACCTTCTGATTTTGTTATGATTGAGATAAGAAACTGTTATGGAATTAAGTAGAAATTTAGTCTGGGACTGAAATTATGGGCATACATTGCCTTGAAGTTCGATATTGGAAATAATAACATGCAATAAGTCAAATTGGCCTGTTTTGAGCTTTGTTAAAGCAAATATGGCTAATGTTGTAATTCATTTTAGTCAACTGAAGTGGAGACTATATGAGATAAGGATTTCAGGATATCTCAGCAAGATATCCTAATTCATGCTTACACAAGCAATTTTTTTCACCTAGTTTTGAGTGCAATAGGAATACATAATGGCATTCTATACATTGTGTCACGTGGAGTATTATATGAACTTTCACGTTGctgatcaaaatttattttgtgttgttttttttttccagcaaTTCTTGTTCCCATAAGATTGAATTATTAAATTGCATTGTCAGGTATCTGTTCTCTACATAAGTTAATGTAGGTTTCCCATTGGTCTGATTAAAACTATTTAGACAACAATATGTTATCTTCAAGCTTTCCTCTTATATTCAAAGTATTTTGGAAGATGCTAGATCTAATGGGGAAAGTATCAACTGTTATGACTAGTAACTTCAATAACCTGCTTTGTGGTTTTCTTGTACAATTACAGGATTCTAACTGTTTTACCTTCTAATACTCAGGTTGACAACAGAGACATGTCCATTGCTGTCCTGAGGACATTTATATCCAAACGTAAAAACGAGCATGAAGCACTTTTGTTGAAAAGAACAAAAGCTGCACAAAAGGCTCCTGAGAAGGATTCCTGTGAACCTGATGGAGAAGCAGCTGAGGAATCTGGCATGAATGTTGAAAATACCAATGGAGAATGTGAAGTGCCTGAGGAGATATCTCAGGATGAACCATGTAGCATTTCAAAAGAATCAGTTAAGACCCCCGAGGGAAAAGGACGCGGGGAAATGAGGCCACCAAGAGTTCTTGAGGTGTTTCTATGTTCTTATGTGATTAGTTTTTGGTTTCCCTTTACAGTAACATTTGTTTGTCCAGTTTTAAGAGTCCATTAGGAATTGGAAAGTTATTGCTTTTGGTATTGTTAAATAATTCATATGAGTACTTTCCTTGTGACTATACAGGCCTTGGCAGCTTCTGGTTTGAGATCTCTTAGATATGCTCGTGAAGTAGAAGGAATAGGTCAAGTTGTGGCACTAGATAATGATAAAGGTGGGTATTTCTatttcaatatatgactttatGTAATGCTAAATTTTCTGGAGAAGCCCTTGGTTTTTCATGGGCTTGAAAGGGGCATATAAATAATGCACACACTAGACTGAAAGAACTCAATACGGTATAAATAATTGTTTATAAacacaaaaattttgttttatattgcATATATGTGTCCTCCCTCCCTTTTTTTCTCGATGATTGTGTTGTTTTACAAATAAGATGTTTCATTTCACCTCCAGTTAAAAATTACCTATTCATTTATGTGCATTTACTTCTTATCTAGTGCCCAACACTTGTTATAATCATTTGCTCTTTTTCAGTGTCTGTTGAATCTTGCAAGAGAAATATTAAGTTCAATGGTTCCGTAGCATGTTCAAAGGTGGAATCACATCTCACTGATGCTCGTGTATATATGCTCACCCATCCAAAAGAATTTGATGTGGTATGcatatacttttttctttttcttttttgtgtgtaCATGTATttgttggaatatatatatataagttgcaTCTATAGTTCTCTGAATATGCTGTCAAGTGCAAATTATCTGAATAATAACTAATTGCCTGCTCCATTCCTTGTCATTAACTTACCTGTTGTGATATAATTGAATTGAGAGTTAGCCTAGTCTTTATCAACATTTTCAGAATAAGCCAGTATTCATAGTCTTTATTGGCTGTTGGTGTTTCAGGTTGATCTTGATCCTTATGGTGCACCTTCCGTGTTCTTGGACTCTGCAGTTCAATCAGTTGCTGATGGGGGCATGCTGATGTGTACAGCAACTGATATGGCAGTACTGTGTGGGAGTAGCGGGGAGGTTTGCTATTCCAAGTAAGCCTTTTTACTGGCCTCACCTTTAGTTGAAAAAGGGTTGGATTTGTGGGCTCATCATTTACCAACTTTGTGATATTAGATATGGTTCCTATCCATTGAGAGGGAAATATTGCCATGAAATGGCTTTGAGGATCCTCCTTGCCTGTATCGAGGTATTTCTATGTCCTTGAAAAACACATAGACATTGTTGaaaagattatttatttatttatttcttgtgCTTTGGACCAGAAACAGAGAGAACTGATATTGGCAATGTCTCACCTTAATTTGTTTGCCTAATTGTTTTTGTACAATTATGACAACTATGCAAACTATCTGAGCTGTTCAACTCTGTTCTCTtatctttctttgtttcctCCTGTTTTGGTTTTCTGTGCATTTGCCATTGCCTTTACAAACTATTTATCTTTTCTATAAGTGTCAAATGCAAGTGAGTGAGTTTGATTCTTGAGACTAGCCAGTTGATGTAAAATGGTCAAGGTTAGGACTGTATTTAGATCTCCCTCCTCCGGCACCCATGTGGGAGGAATAGCCTAAAGTTTTCTGTTGGTAGTTGGAGTTGTATAATTTCAGAGAAGGCCTATTCAAAGCTATAAGACAAGGAATTGCTGTCCTTTTCTCATAATATCACTTGATAATAGGAATATTCTTCACTAGAATAAGATGACCAGGATATTCCTCTTCACAGGCAATCTTTTACAGGCTCATGTGCGTATGTTAAAATTCTAGGCAGTGCAGGTGATACCTCTGATAGTTGTTTGAGTAGGATTTTAATGTGTATAACAGATATTAAATCACTTCTCACAGGCACCCCACATGAGGGTTGAATGATCTGGATCTCTTCTTTTTGTGTATCTTAGGATTAGAAATTCTTGCATATCTGTGAGGTGGAGGACcacatatttgtttcttttttggtacACTTTGTATAAAGAAGATTATTAGTGTTAACTTCTTGGATATCCATGAAACCATGCCAACTTTATTCTTAATAAGTACTTTGCAATTTGCTTTACTGTtgttcccctcccctcccctagAACCCCAAATGTGATATACATTTTAGTCATTAAAAAATTGCTTCTGGTCTATGGTTCAACTCATCATGATCATTTGTTTAGAGAAGCCAAGATTGCACCCCACAAGATAATTCCTAGAGTTCTGCCAAGAAAACAACTGTAGAGAGagaatatttttccttttgaaatGTGAACTGTCAAAAAGACATTAGCAGCACATTAAGGGTTAAAATGTTTATGATTGTAACTCTTAATTCCCATGAAATTCTGAAAGTGTCTGCCATGATGTTCTAATTGAGTGTCTAGCGATATAGTCCTGCCATCACAACTTTCCTTTTAGGATTCTGTCTTTGTTTGGCATGTAGCTCATGTTTAGGACTAGCTAAGACAAATGGGCCTCCTTTTTTCGGATGAGAGGCCTTGTTATGTGTAGATATACCTCATTTTGAGAAATATCTACAACAAGGGAAgaaacttttgtcttttttataaaataaatttacttCTTGTAAAGACTACTCTTATgcatatttttctgtttcttttttattgaatgcAGAGCCATGCAAATCGGTACAAGCGGTACATTGTTCCTGTTCTATCTGTTAAGATGAACTTTTATGTCCGGGTTTTTGTTCGCATATACACGTAGGTGGCCTATCTACTTTGCAATAAATTCAGTCAGCTATTGGGATTATGTGGTATAATTTCTAGGATAAGATAGCGCTTTGTTATGATATTGACCAGAAGCTGAACTAATTGGCTGCAGTTCTGCAAGTGCAATGAAAAACACTCCCATTAAGCTATCTTATGTTTATCAGTGCACTGGTTGTGATTCTTTCCATCTCCAGCCGATTGGGAGGACAGTCTCCAAGGTGCGTACATCTCGATTTGATATGAAATTGGTGCTTTGTAGCTTAACACCATGTTTGCCTACTTACATTTGACAATAACCTAATGTGACAAACTCGATTTGATATGAAATTGGTGCTTTGTAGCTTAACACCATGTTTGCCTACTTACGTTTGACAATAACCTAATGTGACAAACTATATTATCTGGAGTGTGAAATGGTCAAGTCTTACATTGGAAAGATGTCACAAGTGTGAATGACTAACAGCTTGTATGGTGTTCCCACTATGTTATATTATGGTTTCGCTGAAAGAACTTCTCAAGGTTGAGCCGTAACAGCTTGTATAACGGTTTCCATGCTCCTTAATTACCAGTTGTTTTTCATCATGCATGTGCAGATGCACATGGGTTCATATTTGTATGACT
Protein-coding regions in this window:
- the LOC133859548 gene encoding tRNA (guanine(26)-N(2))-dimethyltransferase 2-like, with protein sequence MHETGGGEGTMSVDLNDYAIIKEGEAEILMRKNEVFYNPTQVDNRDMSIAVLRTFISKRKNEHEALLLKRTKAAQKAPEKDSCEPDGEAAEESGMNVENTNGECEVPEEISQDEPCSISKESVKTPEGKGRGEMRPPRVLEALAASGLRSLRYAREVEGIGQVVALDNDKVSVESCKRNIKFNGSVACSKVESHLTDARVYMLTHPKEFDVVDLDPYGAPSVFLDSAVQSVADGGMLMCTATDMAVLCGSSGEVCYSKYGSYPLRGKYCHEMALRILLACIESHANRYKRYIVPVLSVKMNFYVRVFVRIYTSASAMKNTPIKLSYVYQCTGCDSFHLQPIGRTVSKNNSVRYLPGFGPAVRQDCSDCGKKFNMGGPIWSAPIHDQEWVTSILADVKSMKDKYPAYDRISAVLTTISEELPDVPLFLSLHNLCATLKCTSPSAVIFRSAVINAGFRISGTHVNPLGLKSDAPMDVIWDIMRCWVKSHPVKTQPPDQPGSVILAKEPVLQANFARAVASLSKAQAKKVTRFLPNPESHWGPKLRAGRQITSKHISLLGPQALNGTVNHENGEEPTAKRQKIEEPTPNS